A window of Fusarium musae strain F31 chromosome 1, whole genome shotgun sequence genomic DNA:
TCGCCACCACCAAAGAGAGTCAAAGACGACGCTCATAAACTATAGCAGTTAGGTGAGTAGACCTGGGGAACTTTCTCTTGCACGTACCAAACGACTACGGATCCTCAGATCCAATCCATTGGCTGTAGAAGTATCCATCGAATCACTGTTTGACCACAACTGGGAGAGGATCGTCCCATACCTCTCATCCAGGTCACCGTGTTGCATGGAACGCCTCTTGACGAATGAAATCGCCTTGAACAGTGACTGTTGAGCATCACGCAGGTCAATGTGCTCTTTCAACTGGCTCCGGACTATTCGTAGGATGCAGAACGCCGCTAGCAAGGCCATGCGGGTATAGTAGTTTGAAGCATATAACGCAAAGTCCTGCATAGCATCTAGGCGAGACACgacatcaagaacttctGTGGCTATTGAAAAGGTTGTGATCAGGCCTGGTTTCTTGAAGTCATGACTTCGTAGGAAGAAGTAGTAGGCTGATATTGCGAGACGGGTACAGCAACGGGTAAGGTAGCCTGGTAAGTCAGTCAAATTCGATTCGGTTCAATGACACTTCACTTAAGGCTGGCTTGCACATACATAAGTCATCGCGGAGAGGAAGTGGGATGGCTTCCACTTGTTCACTAAAGATCCTGATTAGCGGTAGCAATGACTTACTGCCCTCGCCCTGCTCGTTTATGATGTCGCCAAATGCTCTAGTGGTATCAATCAAGATGTCATGGCACTTGATGCGGTAATTGAATGAAGCGTCCACAATCTCCTCGAGCCTCACTTTCCTCTGGTAGGGCTTGGACTCGGAGATAGAAAGGTGTGGGAGGCCATCACACAGGCTGGTACTGTTCATCTTGAGCGAGTACCATAATCTTATAGACAAGAGAACTTACGCTTGGAAAACTAAACAACAGTTGAGCCACAGATGAGCCCTCATATCTCTCATCTCTTTGGACAAAGAAGTATGCGTCCGTGCAAAGTCTTGCTCGTGACCATCGACGAAGAGCCCATTCTGAACAGCGAGCGAATAGGCTGTGCCTGCATACACATGTGAAGGGTCTTTCCACATTGTGTCCACTGGAAGAGGCCAGAGACACAGAATCAgggagctttttataatggGAATAGGGTTCGTAATGTGTAAAAGGGGCTGGAATGTTCCGCCTCTGATGTGTTGAGCAGCTATCTGATGCAGCTTCGTGGCATGCTCCAAGTGCCTGGCACTTGTGACAACTATTGTCCAAAACAGGAGGGAAGACTCTTTGAAGCACGATTCGCAGTTTACATCGTCTTCACTAAAGATCCCAGGCAGAAGCTTACTGTAGTGGTTGAAGAACCTAGCAATTTCAGTCGGCGATCCATTTACTGCATGTGGTGGGATGCAACACTTACCGAGCAAAGCATTCGTCTATCTGTCTTACCGCAATGTCCTCTCGGCTCAGGATTTCAGAAAGTGATGAAGATCGGCCTGGCTGTACAGCATACGATGGACCAACTTCGGGAGATGGCTCCGCAGCGGTAAACATCAAGGCACTGCTTGAAGTGCCTACGGCCGTACGACCAGACCGAGCTGGCGAGGCGTCTATAGTAGCCTCTGGAGCTTCCACTATATTGTTGCATTCTATACGCATGCGTTTGCAACGCGAACATGGCTGTCCGGGGTGCTGGTACAAGTCGCACCTCAGCTATAAGCCATGAATTAGCAAATCTCAATTATCCTAGGCCCAAGGAAGCCTTTGAACCTTCTGTCGCCTGCAACGAGCACAGGCTTTCATGCGACTTGTCATATGCATGATTGACTCCTCTGAAACTACCAGTTAGAGACAGTTCGACAAGGGTCGTCGTATTGCCCGAACAGTTGACTTGTTGCTTATGGATTCGGAGTCAAGAGATGGAACAACTTCCCCACGATCCGCCGGCATTAGTCTGTGGATGTTCGGAATTCCGACTGCGGGTTGTTCGGCAGATCGACGCGGGGGTTTAAGTTTCCGGCGTGTATTGTTTCTTACTATAAACTAACTAGAGCGTAAGAAGCGGAAACTTTGTTATTCCCCATCTAGCGTCCATGTAAGTAGCACAAGAAGTGGAAGTCATAGCTGAATATCGTTCTGGGCTCAGCCATATCAATCAACTCAAACGACATATCGGAACCCCCCTGGATGATCATCGCCCTCCATTGCTACGCCGGCGTCCTCAATCATCACTCTGTCCAGTCGCTTATTCTCCCAGCAAAGTAAAAGCGAGTATGTTATACTGAGGAGCACGACCAACGAGGTAAACCCACAGGAGATCCAAGCACCCTTGTGATAGTACGGTCCCTGGTCTTTGGGGAATATGTTCGTGCCAACCAAGGGCCCAAACTGGCCCAGCGTAGCGAATATTGCCCACCCACCGGCGCGCTTGCTCTCAGTGTGGTGTACGCTCGAAACCCACGGAAGCAGGATGCTGATACTGACAAAGATTTGTACACTGAGGAAGACTCCCGCATATCGAGCAGCTACCCCCTCGGAAACACCGAGAAGGCAGTATCCTATTGTTGATACAATTGCAGCAGCGGCCACAAAGGGTCCACGTAGCTTAGCCCGGTCGCTGGCAAAAGCACATGCCAGAATTGTGATAAAGCAGAGAGCGTATGGGGGAGCGGACAGTCCATTGCTTTCTTGGTGGTTGAACGTGCCCATTTCGGAGATGATAGTCGGAATGAAGAGAGGCAGCGAGCCAAAGCATACGTTGCAGGAGAAGTACATCAAGCCTGGCACATAACCTAACACAACAAGTCATCAGCCTGAGCAAGTAAAGGATAATGGAACTACTCACTCCGCCAGTCCAAGAATGCTGAACGCCATTCTGCCCAGCTAACCCCTCCCGCGCCCTCTGAGTCGACGGTTTGTCCCCGTCCAACACACTGCCAGGcaacttctttttctctgtcGGTAAGAAATCTGGCGCTGAGCAGGTCGTCCGGGAGATAGAACCATGCCAGGATGGCGACGATCCATACTGGTAACCCTTCAATGAGGAACAGGCATCGCCATGGCGCAACCGAGCCCCGAATACCCAGAATAGCATATCCCAAAACGCCTCCATATGCGTTTGCAAGGGCAGAGCCAGAGAGGAAGATGCCCTGGCGGAAGCCAACTTTGTCTCTGGGGTAGAAGAAGGACAGATATAGAGGCACACCGGAAAACATGCCTTCGAAACAACCGAGCAGCACACGCAGGACGACCAGACTGGCGTAATTGGTGACGGCAGCCTGGCATGCTGATATGGTAGAAAAACCTATAACAGAGAAGAAAACCCATTTATGTGGAGGAAATCGTTTGAAACCAACGGCCGTCCACTGAGAACAAATATCTGTTTTCTTATCAGCGACACGAACCTGGCCACTCCTGTTGGTTCTGTGACTCACATGCGATATAGAAAGCCGTTCCAAGCCAGTCGTAACGTTTGCCCTCCAAGTTCACAGAATCTGTCAATCCTGCAAGACGAGCATTGCCCAAGTTACTGCGATCCAAGTTGGAAAATGTGTACACCAGGAACAAAAGAGGCAGAATATGGAAATCAAGCTTGCGCATGACAGCCTTCTCCTCTGCCTCTGTGACAAGAGCCATTCTGTCGCCAGTGATAGGACTTCTTTGCTCCATCACCCTCTCAAAGGTATCCTGCTGAGCCTTTTCTTCAGGCATGATAGATCGTCAAGGTCTTGATGGTATTTGCCTTGATACGTGCGTAATAACAGACAGTTCTTTGACAGAAAAGCTGGGTGGTCTACATCAAACTCCCTCGCCTACACTCGCGGTTTTAATATTTCCACAACCTGAAAGCAGGGCGGACTGTGTGAACCTTCAGTAGCCTCGAAGATCTATCGGGGGTGGCATGGACGCTGTCTGAGGGTAAGATACACTTCGGAACTCCGATGTTGACTTCCTCCAGTGTAGGCGCATTGCCCCAGGAGATTAGCATCAGTCTATTCAGCCGTAGTGATCTAATCAATTCCCAATTTACATGGTAATCCCAAAGTTCACTAGGAATGGCCCGGTTCAGAATGCAACCATAGCATTAAAGGTGATCTCGGGCCTCCTtgtggcttcttcttgttagCCCGCCTGGGTACGTAGGTAATGCGTTGTTCGGAATTCCGATCGAAACCGGCATGGCATTTGTGTAGACTTCAAACTAAGACGACTCCGATATCTTTGACTTGATGAGCCGATCAGGGAGGAAAGTCTCAGAATCTCGTTGAACACTAAATCTCACCGCAAAGAGGTCATGTATAAGATGCTCAAGTGACCTAGGACAGTGGTGTCCTTTTATCTATTCGTACATCCATCCACCAGCGACTTCAGCATGAGTGAACCAGAACCAAAGTCATCAAGCCCGACGGTGCAACTGTCACAATGGGTTTCAAAGCTGAAACTGGATGACATCCCGGACCGAGTGCGTACTCGAGCAAAGTACCTAATTCTCGATGGACTGGCGTGCGCATTTGTCGGATCTCATCTACCTTGGTCTGAGACGGCAGCGCAAGCTATGCTCAACCTGGAGCCAACACAGGGAGACGCTTCGCTCATCGGGTGGGGGGGACGCAAAGTTACCGCTCTCACTGCCGCGCTTCTAAATGGAACCTTCATCCAGGGTTTCGAGCTGGATGACTGGCACAGCGAGGCTCCCCTTCATTCGAACAGCATCATTCTGCCAGCTCTGCTTGCCGCTGCAGAACAAGCCAATGCACAAGCTTCCCGCTTCACAACCTCCGGACAAGACTTTCTTCTCGCGACTATCGCGGGCTACGAGACAGGGCCACGTGTAGGGCGTTCTCTCTGGGGTACACATGTTCTCTCATCAGGCTGGCATTCTGGAGCAGTCTTTGGgcctgctgctgccgccgccaGCGTCAGCAAGCTTTACGGGCTCGATGCGGACACGGTCGAGGATGCTTTTGGGATAGCATGTACCCAGTCGTGTGGTCTCATGTCTGCCCAGTTCGAGAGCGACGTAAAGCGCATGCACCATGGGTTTGCAGCACGGAACGGTCTTCTGGCTGCTGTCTTGGCACAAGGCGGCTATGTTGGCATCAAGAAAGTCTTTGAGCGCGAGTATGGAGGCTTCTTGAAACAATTCAGTTCTGGAAATGGGAAGCAACCTCAATATCGGCTGGAGGAGTTGACGAGCGAGCTGGGGATCAAGTGGCAGACGGAGGGCATCAGGATCAAGCCGTACGCAGCAATGGCAGGTACACATCCGAGCATTGACTGTATCCGCCATCTCCAGGAGCAGCATCCCGATAGGCTGAAGAGATTCGATGAGATAAAGAATATCGACATCCTCCTTGGCGAAGCTGCTTTCCATCACGGAGGCTGGAAAGCCGTGAAGCCTCTTACAGCAACGGGAGCTCAGATGAGCAACTCGTTCACGGCTGCCACACAAATTGTTCACGGACAGGTTTTGATGCCACAGTTTACCCCAGAAATGCTCGTTGACAACGATGTTTGGAGGCTTGTCGATCTCACTGAGTGTAAACTCCATGTTACGGACGGCGACTCAATCGGCTGTCAAGAAGTGAGGATTGTGTTTGAAGACGGGACAGTCCTACATCACGGTGTGCCGAATGCATTCGGCGTGGATCCACCCCTGTCTAATGAAGATATAGTGGCCAAATGGAGGCAGCTAACCAAAGGCATTGTTGAGAATGAAGTTGTAGCAAAGATTGAGGAGATAGTGTTGTCTTTGGAGGAGCAGGATGACCTTGTATCACTTTTTAAGCTCATTCGTGAAACATCGAAGAATCCGCTGGCCAGATAGAGCTACACTATGTTCCATAGGCGGTGCTAGCAacaattaaatatataacgAACTGGCCCTCAAGTAAAGATATCCTTGATTCAAGTACTGTTAGACTAGCACAATTCGTTAGTTGTGGTCCACTGACCACAGAGGTACTGTAGTCTGTCATGTTTTCACCTCCAGGCGGTTGACTGGGCTCTGAACCATGATAGACATGACATAGAGTTTGCAAAGGACGGCGTAGTGTTGGGTTGTGTTGTACCATAAAGCTCATATAGAAACTATAGAATAACACAATGTGTCAGTTTAGAACAACTCTGATGTTCAAGAGTATAGTATCATTATTCAAGAATACGCAAAGCCCAAGGTAGAGGAGAATAAGCTTGATTTAATTCCAGGTATGGTATAGTATATCTTCAGTCCCGGGCCCTCAGTGGAGGGTATCCTCAACGCCACCCAATGCTTTTACCCAACCTGGGCATTGTACGAACCTCGCATTTTGTACTCTATTGTTACATCCCTGTAGCCACATACCATCATGAGCTCTCGCTTTTACCAGCTTGAATGTCTGCGGGGAGAGATTCCTCTGGCCAAAACTCAATATCGCCGTCTTCGCCTAAACTTCCCCTCTTCACAAGACGACCCTTTTCCCTCATAAGATCTTCGACAGTGACTTTCCTATCACCAAAGATGTTCAAGTGATCGCTGATGACGTGTCTGTTCCTGCACTCGGGACATGTGATGAGTGTAGAGCCATGATGGTAGCCCTGCTTAGAGACATTGTGGTGAGAGCGATGGCCGCATGGAATGCACGTAAATGATAATTGGTAGTGCGACGCCTTGATCTCGGGCCTTTCTCCTTCGCTTTTGGGCGTCTCGCCAGTTTGCGCCTGCTCAGGGTTCGGTTTGGCATATGTTTGGGTAGGTGGTCGTGGAATGTTATGCGCTGCGCGGAAAGACTGGAGGTTTGTCGTGGTAGGACGAATAAAGGGAGCGCGTAGGAATGGCGAGGAGCGCTGCGGTTGCTTTGGCAGCTGGCGCAGGACTTTGGAAGCGAAGGACGGCACCCGTGAGGCCATTGTGCGAAGTTTGATTGACTTGAACAGTGAAGGTTGGGGAAATGTTTTCATGAGTGGAAGAaacgtcttggtcttgagacGTCATTTGTGGG
This region includes:
- a CDS encoding hypothetical protein (EggNog:ENOG41), with protein sequence MSEPEPKSSSPTVQLSQWVSKLKLDDIPDRVRTRAKYLILDGLACAFVGSHLPWSETAAQAMLNLEPTQGDASLIGWGGRKVTALTAALLNGTFIQGFELDDWHSEAPLHSNSIILPALLAAAEQANAQASRFTTSGQDFLLATIAGYETGPRVGRSLWGTHVLSSGWHSGAVFGPAAAAASVSKLYGLDADTVEDAFGIACTQSCGLMSAQFESDVKRMHHGFAARNGLLAAVLAQGGYVGIKKVFEREYGGFLKQFSSGNGKQPQYRLEELTSELGIKWQTEGIRIKPYAAMAGTHPSIDCIRHLQEQHPDRLKRFDEIKNIDILLGEAAFHHGGWKAVKPLTATGAQMSNSFTAATQIVHGQVLMPQFTPEMLVDNDVWRLVDLTECKLHVTDGDSIGCQEVRIVFEDGTVLHHGVPNAFGVDPPLSNEDIVAKWRQLTKGIVENEVVAKIEEIVLSLEEQDDLVSLFKLIRETSKNPLAR
- a CDS encoding hypothetical protein (BUSCO:EOG092658X5), producing MASRVPSFASKVLRQLPKQPQRSSPFLRAPFIRPTTTNLQSFRAAHNIPRPPTQTYAKPNPEQAQTGETPKSEGERPEIKASHYQLSFTCIPCGHRSHHNVSKQGYHHGSTLITCPECRNRHVISDHLNIFGDRKVTVEDLMREKGRLVKRGSLGEDGDIEFWPEESLPADIQAGKSESS